AGTTTATTATAGCCATAATTCCCATAAATAAGTCTGCCATATCCCAAACTACTTGAATTTTAGCTAAGCTTCCAAACATTACCATTCCAACTACACATACTCTATAAACATTAAGCCATACTTTATTTCCATTTAAAAATTCAATATTAGCTTCTCCATAATAGTAGTTTCCAATTACAGATGAGAAAGCAAATAGGAAAATACATACAGCTATAAATACTGCTCCCCAACTTCCAACTTCAGAAACTAGAGCATCTTGAGTAAGTTGTATTCCATCAGAAACACCTTTTAAGCTTTCTCCAGAAATAAGAATAATAAAAGCAGTTGCTGAACATATTAATAAAGTGTCTGTAAATACCCCTAAAGTTTGAATAAGCCCTTGTTTAACAGGGTGAGATACATTAGCAGTTGCAGCAGCATTTGGAGCACTTCCCATTCCAGCTTCGTTAGAGAAAAGTCCTCTCTTTACTCCTTGCATAATAACAGCTCCTATTCCTCCACCAACAGCTTGGTTAAATCCAAAAGCTCCACTTATTATTTGAGAAAATACAGCTGGTATATGATTGAAATTTTTTATTATTACTATTAAAGCTACTATTACATAAGCTACAGCCATTATTGGAACTATATATTCAACAAATTGAGCTATTCTTTTTACTCCACCAAAAATAATAACAGCAGTCATTACTGATAAAATGATTCCCAATATAGTTCTATCTGTTGAGAATGCTTTTTCAAATGCTAAAGTTATTGTATTAGCTTGTACAGAGTTAAAAATAAGTCCAAAAACAATAGAGATAATTATAGAGAAAAGTACACCCATCCATTTTTGACCAAGAGCTTTTTCCATATAGTAAGCTGGTCCTCCTCTAAAGTGATCTCCCTCTTTTTCTTTATATATTTGAGCAAGAGTACTTTCTATAAAACTAGAACTTGCTCCAATAATTGCCATAACCCACATCCAAAATACTGCTCCAGGACCTCCTATAGATATAGCAATAGCTACTCCAGCTAGGTTTCCTGTTCCAACTCTTGAAGCAGTAGAGATACAGAACGCTTGGAAAGATGATATTCCATTATGTCCTTCTTTTCCTTTTACAGCTCCCTCTCCTAATAATAAAAACATGTCTTTTAACATTCTAAATTGAACAAATCCTGTTCTAGCAGTAAAATATACTCCTAATCCAACTAGCATAATAATTAACACATACGACCATAAAAAATTATTTAATCCATAAAAAAAATTTAATATGAAATCCACAAACCTTCCTCCTGATAAAATTTTTTTATATTTTGATTTTTTAAAATCAAAATACCTTTTAAATATAATAAACTTTTTTTCAAATTATGTCAATTATTTAAATTAATATTTATAAAAAAAAATATATATATTTTATATGATATAGGTTGTTTTAATCAAATTTTTAAAAATGAGAGTGTTAAAATAAAATAAGAGGTTATTGAAACTTTATAATTTGCAATAACCTCTATATATTTAATAATTATTATTTAATTTTTGGGAAATATTTAGTGTGTAATAACTCATGAGCTTTATGGCTTAAAGGATAATCTAGATATTTATCATACATAGCTTTTACATATGGATTTTCATGAGATCTTCTGATTTCAAGACTTCTATCTATATTGTTTAATCCTTCAGCTCTCTTTTCTAAAGTAACTTGTTTTTTCAATGCTTTTGGTTGTCCTCCACCACCAATGCATCCTCCTTTACAAGCCATGATTTCAATAGCATGGAAGAATTCTTCTCCAGCTCTTATTTTGTCAAGCATTTTTGCTGCTTCTTCTAATCCATGAGCAACTCCAATTCTTAACTCAATATGTCCAATAGTTAATTCAGCAACTCTGAATCCTTCCCATCCTCTTAATTCAGTAAATTCAATATTATCAAGATGAGTACCAGTAATCATTTCAACAGTTGTTCTAGTAGCAGCTTCAATAACTCCTCCAGTTCTACCGAAAATAATTCCAGCTCCTGAATATTGTCCTAAAGGATTATCAAATTCCATCTCTTCAACTTCATTTAAGTCTATTCCAGATTCTTTAAATATTTTTATTAATTCTCTAGTAGAAATAACATAGTCAGTGTCATAGTTATCTCCTCTTGAGAATTCTGGTCTAGAAGCTTCATATTTTTTAGCTAAACAAGGCATAATAGCAACAGAAGCAATCTCTTCTCTACTGAATCCTTGTTCTTTAGCCCAAATATCTTTAACAATTGTAGAGAAAATTTCCATAGGTGATTTAGCTGTAGATGGAACATCCATCATATCAGGATAGTTTTGTTCGATAAATTTAACCCAAGCAGGACAACAAGAAGTAAGGATTGGAAGTTTAACAGTGTCATCCTCTTTATAGTATCTTTCTAATCTTTCTTGGAATTCAGCAGCTTCTTCCATTATTGTCATATCTGCAGCCCAAGTAGTATCAAATACATAGTTAACTCCTAATTTTTTAAGAGCTCCTACTAATTTTTTCTCTACGTTAGTTCCAGGTTCAAATCCAAATGCTTCTCCAATTGCTACTCTAACAGCTGGTGCTACTTGCACAACAACTTTTTTATTAGGAGTTGCTAAGTCTCTTAATAAGTTAAGAGTATGGTCTCCTTCAAAAATAGCTCCTACAGGACAAGCTGCAACACATTGTCCACAGTGAGTACATCTATCAGTATCAATTTCATGTTTTTCTTTTAATTTTCCATTGATACATTTAACAGGACAAACTCTAGCACATGCTGTACATCCAATACATTTTTCAGTAATTCTGAATTTTAATAAGTGGATACACTCTCCAGCAGGACATCTATGTTCTTCTATATGCTCTTCTATTTCATCATAGAATTGTTCAATACTTTCTAAAATTAAGTTATGTCTTTGATTTAATTTTGTCTTAATTATATCAGAAAGATATCTTAGAAGATAAACGTCTCTCATAGTAGCTTTACCTTTAGAGATTCTATCTAAAATTCTCCAAATTCTTTCTATCTCATTTTCAACTTGGAAATATTGCTCATATTCACTATTTTTAACTTTTCCAATTAAAAATTCTATATAGAATTTAGCAAAAGTAATAATACAATCTTCTTCAGATAAGATAATGATATTTTTTTCTGTTCCTTCTGGGAAAAGAGAGAAATCAATTACTTTATCTAAACTTTTTGATGTTAAAAATCCTCCAAAAGGAAGTCCAAATTGAGCAGCTTTAAAATTTTTCTTATTTTTTATTCCTCCAACTAATCCAATAACATCTCTTAAAGTTGAATTTTCAGGAATTTCAATAGTTCCAGGGTTATTAACTCTCCCTGCTATTGTAACTAATTTTTCATTATTTTGCTCTCCAACTTTTTCTTCTAAATTTTCTACAGCTGAGAAAACTGAACCATATGAACTTTGAAGAATAAATCCTTTGTGTGACATCTGTCCTCCTATTTTTTAATAATATTTTAAATTTTACTTTAAATTGTCAAATTAAACTTTACTATTTTTTCTTATACTATACATTATTTTAACTAATAAAATACAAAATTTCAAGTTATTTTTTTTTAAATTATATGAATTGAACAATGTTTTTTCATGAAATATAAAAAATGGCCCATATTTATAAGCCATTTTAAATCAATAATTTAAATATTATTGTTAAAAAAGAAACAATAAAAATTTTTATCATTAGAACTTTCTGATAAATTGGCATTTTTAAAGTTAAAGCATAGTGCTTTAATGTAACATATCCTCTATATTTTTTTTGACCATTTAAAAACATAAAAACTTCAAAAGTTATTACTAATAATATGTTAAAAATTAAAGTTTTTGCCATTTTATCCTCCTGTTAATTATCCTCTATAATAGATAGTTAATCCTTTTAAAAAGTTTCTAATATACTTGTCTCCACACTCTCTATAATTTTTATGATCTTCTTTTCTAAATACTGCACTTAATTCAGATGAAGATAATTCTAATCCAGCTAGTTTAAATATATGTAACATATCTTCACTTCTTAAAGAAAGAGCTATTTTTAATTTTTTTAGAATGATGTTATTGATATTATTTTTAGTGATTTTAACAGGAGTATACTCTTTTCCAGGTTTCTCCTCTTGTTTTCCTCTTTTTAAAATAATTAAACCATCTAAAAAAGCTTCTAAAACTTTATTGTTACATTTTAGAAAATCTTCTTCCCCCTCTCTTTTTAAAAGATTTAAAAGTTCTTCATGAGAAATAGGATTTTCACCATATTTAAATATTTCTAACATAGTTCTATCTTTTAAATTTAGAGCATATCTGACTCTTCTTAATATATCATTGTTTATCATTATTTTCCTCCAGAAATGAGTTAATTTATCATACAACATTGTATATCATTTGTTAATAATTGTCAAACTTTAAAAATAAAAGAGGATAATAATATCCTCTTTAAAAGCTTTGGCGCTCCTAGAAAGATTCGAACTCTCGACCCTCTGATCCGAAGTCAGATGCTCTATCCAGCTAAGCTATAGGAGCTATTTATTAAATTCTTTCAGCTATTAATTTAGCAGCCATTTCTTCTGCGATAGCTTCTAATTTAACGATATCTTCAGCTTTTGGAGTTCCTTTAACTTCAACAGCTTCTCCAACTACTTCTAATCCATTTAAAGAGTCAGCGAAAGCTTGAATTCCTCTTACTCCTCCACCACTCCACATCATAGTTCCAAAGATACCTACATATCTATTTTTTAATCCGTAGTTTTCTAATTTATGTAATAATGGTTGAATTTTAGGATATACAGAGTTATTGTGAGCACAAGAACCAATAATTAATCCTTTGTATTTCCAAATTTCACTAATAATGAAACTTAAGTCAGTTTTAGAAGCATCATAAATTTTTACTTCTTTTATTCCACAACAGTTTAATTTTCTTCCAAGAATTTCAGCCATTTTAGCAGTATTACCATACATACTTCCATAAACGATTACTACACCTTCAGTTTCAGGTTCTAATTTAGCCCAAGTTTCATATAATGATACAACTTTAGCAATATCTTTTCTCCAAATTAAACCATGAGAAGGACATATGAATTTTATTTCTAATCCTCCTAATTTTTTAATAGCATTTAAAACTTGAGGACCATATTTTCCAACTATGTTAGAATAATATCTTCTCATTTCGCTTTGATAGAACTCGAAGTTAACTTGATCATCAAAAATTCCACCATCTAATGCTCCAAAACTTCCAAAAGCATCATTAGAGAATAAGATTTTATCTGTTAAATCATAAGTTACCATTGATTCTGGCCAGTGTACCATAGGCATCATAGCAAATGTTAATTTATGAGTTCCTAATTCTAAAATATCCCCTTCTTTAATAGTTACGAAATTTTCAACAGGGAAATCTGGTGTGAAAGCTTGTAACATTCCTAAAGTTTTTGCATTTCCCACTATTTTAACATTAGGGAATAATCTAATAACTTCTTTTAATCCACTTGAGTGATCTGGTTCTACGTGATTAACTATTATGTAATCTAGAGCTCTTCCAGATAGACATTCTACTATTTTATCTAAAAATGTAGAAGCACTTCCAATTTCAACAGCATCAATTACACAAGTTTTTTCATCGTCAATAAAATATGAATTATAAGTTACACCGTATGGTAAAGGCATATAATTCTCAAATCTCTCTGTTTTTCTGTCATTAACACCAATCCAAGTTACATTCTCAGTAATCTTTGTACAAAAATACATTTTTTCCTCCTAATACTTTTAATTTTATAATATTTCCTATACTTTAATTTCTACTTGATACATTTCCCAAAAAAGTTAATTTAAATTTAACAATCTCTTATATATTATAATAGAATTGTTAAATTTTTTCAATTTTTTTTATTATTTTTTTTAAATACTAAATATTTTTTTAAAAATAAAATATTTTATGCTATAATTAAACTGAATTTATGTAAAAGAAATTGTTATTAATTGGAGGTATATATGCATCCTGTGCTTTTTTCAATAGGTAGTTTTGAAATCCGTTTTTATGGTTTAATGTATGCTATATCTTTTTTTATAGGAATAGAAATAGCAAAATTTTTAGCTAAAGAGAAGGGATATGATAGTAAAATAGTAGAAAATTATGCTTTTATAGCTATGATATCTGGGTTATTAGGAGGAAGACTTTATTATGTATTTTTTAATTGGGATTACTATTCTAAATATCCTAGTGAGATATTAGCAACATGGCATGGTGGAATGGCTATTCATGGTGGAATTATAGGTGGAATTATAGGAACATTTATATATGGATATATAAAAAAATTAAATCCTTTAATTTTGGGAGATTTTGCTGCAGCTCCATTATTATTAGGACAAGCTTTAGGAAGATTTGGAAATTTCATGAATGGAGAGATTCATGGAGTACCAGTTTTTACTCCTTGGAAAGTTATTTTTTCTATAAAGCCAGATTTTTATAGTTGGTATAATACATATTTATCTATGGATATTTTTGAAAAATTAAAATATAAAGCACTTGTTCCTTGGGGAATAGTTTTTCCAAATACTTCTCCAGCTGGAATGGAATTTCCAAATATTCCCTTACATCCAGCAATGCTTTATGAAATGGTATTAAATTTTATAGGATTTATATTCATATTTTTTTATTTGAGAAAAAAGGAGAATAAGGCTCCAGGCTATTTGTGGTGGAATTATATTATAATCTATAGTGTAATAAGAATTTTTGTGAGTTTCTTTAGAGCTGAGGATTTAATGTTATTAGGAATGAGAGCTCCTCATCTTGTAAGTTTGATTTTAATAGTTTTTTCAATTGTTATGATAAAATTAGGTGATAAAAAAATTCAAAAGAGCGTTACAAAATTTTAAGTTAAAAATAGAGCAAGCTAGCTAAATTTATTAGAATTTTAAAAGCTACACTTGCTCTTTATTTTTTAATTATTATTTGTTATTTTGATTTATTTAATTTAGATTTTGCAACATTTCCAAGAGTATTTAATGTATCCCAAGTCATTGCAAAAGGAGGAGCATAACATAAATCTAACATTCCTAGTTCATCAATTGTCATATGTTTATCAATAGCAGCAGCTAAAACATCAACTCTAAGAACTGCCCCTTTTTTTCCAACTAATTGTCCACCTAATATCTCTCTACTCTCTTTATTATATATTAATTTTGCAAAAAGATCTTCTTGTCCAGGATAATATCCAGTTTGATTAACATCTTCTATGAATACTGTTCCATAAGGAATATTTAATTCTTGAGCTTCACTTTCAGAAATTCCTGTTCTTCCAGCTTCCATATTCATAACTTTTATTGCTGCAGAACCAAGAGTTCCTTTAAATTCAATTTCAACACCAGCAAGATGTTCTCCAACAACTCTTCCAATTTTATTAGAAGTAGTAGCTAAAGGAATATAGACATTATCTTTTCTAACTTTATGATAAACACTAGCACAATCTCCAGCAGCATATACTCCATTGGCATTAGTTCTTCCTTTACTATCTATAATAAGGGCTCCATTTTTAAGCATATTAATTCCCTTATCTTTTAAAAACTCTGTATTTGGTTTAACTCCAATAGCTACAATAACTATATCAGCAGGATATTCTCCAATATTAGTTTTAACACCAACAACTTTATTATTTTTAACTAAAAACTCTTCTACTCTTTCTTCTAAATTAAGTTTAAGATGAGGAGTGCTTTTTAATTCCTCTTCTAATATATCTGTAATTTCTTTATCAAAACTTCCTGCTAATATTCTAGAAGAAACTTGAATTATTTGAACTTCTTTATCTAAATGTCTAGCAGCTTCAGCAGCTTCTAATCCAATATATCCAGCTCCAATAATAACCACTTTTTTATTTTCTTTATTTAGCATAGCTTTTTTTAGTTCAATTCCATCTTTAAAATCTTTAAGATTAAAAATATTTTCAGCTTCGATATTTTTTAAAGGTGGTTTTATAGCACTTGCACCAGTAGCTATAATAATTTCATCATAGTTATCACTAAATTTATCTCCAGTTTTTTTATTTAAAACGATAACTTTTTTTTCATTTATATCAATATCAATTACTTCATGTAAACTTTTTACTACTATACCATCTTTAGCAAATTGTTCTGGTTCTCTTGCTATCATTAGATTTGGATCTTCATAAAAATCTCCTACATAATAAGGTAATCCACAAGCTCCCCAAGAAACTACATCTGTTTTTTCATAAACTGTTATTTCAAGAGAAGGATTAATTCTCTTAGCTTTAGCAGCAGCACTCATTCCAGCAGCTACTCCACCAACTATAATAATTTTTTTCATATCATCACCTCAATTTTAGATATCATTTTATATTATATATATTTTTTTTATAAATTTCAATTAAAAAACTTGACAAAAATTTAATATTATGATAATATAATTCTTGCGATGAGTAATGCGGGAATAGCTCAGTTGGTAGAGCGTCAGCCTTCCAAGCTGAATGTCGCGAGTTCGACCCTCGTTTCCCGCTCCAAATCATCAAGGGGATATAGCTCAGTTTGGGAGAGCGACGCACTTGCACTGCGTAGGTCAGCGGTTCGATCCCGCTTATCTCCACCATGCCTAGATAGCTCAGTTGGCTAGAGCATACGGTTCATACCCGTACGGTCGATGGTTCGAATCCATTTCTAGGCACCACTAAGTTTATTGCACTCTTTCGGATGAAGGAGTGTTTTTTTTATAAAAAAATTATTATAAATAAGGCTGTGCAAATTTTTAGATTGCTACAGCCTTATTATTTTTAAGTTATTTTTTGATTAACTATTGATTTAAAGTAATTCTAGTACCATCTGCTAATTCAATTATTTGAGTTTTTCCATCTGAAAATATAATTTTTCCTTTTCCTTGAGAATTATTTCTGTTATATTCTCTTTCATACCCTTCACCACTATAGTTATTAGCTGTAGGATATTTTAATCTAGCAGGAACCCCAGAACCACTATATTTTCTATGAGCATTTTCCGCCACAGCTTGTTTTTCATAATCACGTCTAATTTGAGTATCTAACTTATCTAAATCACGTTGATGTTTAAGTTCACTATTTTGATAAGAATTATTTAAAATTAAAGCTGATCCTCCAATAATAGCAGCTCTTGTTCCACCACTTAATTCTCCCCACCAGCTAGCTTGAGCTAAACTGCCAACTACTAACATTGTAATTATAACTAATTTTTTCATAATTACCTCCTTATAAAAATCTCAATTACTCTATCTAAAATACCATTTAATTCTGCAATAGCCATTCCAAAATTTGTAACAGGAACAGAAAGATCAGAACAATTTTCTAGTCTGCTAAGAGTTTCACTTCTATTTAACATACATGATCCACAATGGATAACAAGTTGATAACTAGATAAATCTTTAGGGAAATCTTTTCCAGAACAATTTTCTATAATAATATTTTGTATTTTCTTTTGTAGAAGAAGAGGAATTTTTTCCCTAGCAATATCACCTTTTAATTGATGATGTGTACATGCTTCAGCAATTAATACTCTGTCTCCTGATTTTAAATTATTTATTGCTTTAGCTCCTTTATAAAGTAACTCTAAATCTCCTTTGGCTCTTGCCATAATTATAGAAAAAGAAGTTAAAGGAACATCTCTATCTAATTTTGTATTAACTATTCCAAAAATTTGGGAATCTGTTATAACTAAATCAGGTTTTCCTTGGAAAATTTTAAGCCCTTCTTCTAAATTATCTAAAGTTACAACTATTGGAATTCCACCGTGATCTAATATATCTCTAATAACTTGGACTTGTGGAAGGATTAATCTTCCTTTTGGAGCTTGAATATCTTGAGGAGCTACTAATAAAATTTTATCTCCTTTTTTTATTTTATCTCCTATTAATTTTTCTTCATTAAAAATTTTAGGTGAAATTTCAACTAATTTATTTTTAATAGTTTCAATATCTATGTTATTTTGAGTAGAAATAGGAAAAACTTTACAATTTAGTTGAGTTTCTAAAATTTTTATATTTTTTTCTAATTCTGTTTTTTCTACTATATCTTTTTTATTTAAAATGACAATAAAGGGTTTATTTTTTTCTTTAATTTTATTAAGCCAAATTTTCTCATAAGATAGGTCATCAGTTTCTAAGAATACTTCTGAAGAGATAACTAAAACAGCTAAATCCATTTTATTTAAAACTTCTTCTGTTTTCTCTACTCTTAAGTGCCCAATTTCACTTTGATCATCCACTCCTGCTGTATCAATAAAAACAACTGGTCCTATTGGTAAAAGTTCCATTGCTTTATATACAGGGTCAGTAGTTGTCCCTTTAACATCTGATACAAGAGAGATATTTTGATTTGTAATTTTATTTATTAAACTTGATTTACCTACATTTGTTCTTCCAAAAATGGCTATATGTACTCTATTTCCTCTTGGTGTATTAATCATAATTAACTAACTCCTTATTATTAATTTTACTATTTTTTTATGGCTATATTGTGACATTTAAACCTCTTGTCTTCCATCTAAAGCTTTAGATATAGTTGCACTATCTGCAAACTCTATATTTCCACCCATAGGAATTCCACTAGCTATTTTAGTTATCTTTATTCCAAAAGGTTTAAGTAGTTTAGTTAAATATAGTGATGTAGTTTCTCCTTCTAAATCAGGATTTAAAGCTAAAATAATCTCTTTAATTTCTTCATTAGTAACCCTCTCAAGAAGTGATTTTATATTTAATTTATCAGGGGTTATTCCATTTAATGGAGCAATTTTCCCTCCTAAAACATGATATAATCCTTTATATTTACCCATTTTTTCAAAAGATATTATATCTCTACTATCCTCTACTATACAAATAGTTGTTCTATCTCTCAATTCGTCAGAGCAGATATCACATATATCTTTTTCACAAAGATCACCACATTTAGGGCATCTTTTAATAGAAAGTTTAGCTTCAGACAGAACTTCAATAAAATTTTTAACCTGTTCTTCCTTCATATCTAAAACATGAAAGGCCAATCTAGCAGCACTTTTTCTTCCAATTCCAGGAAATTTATTAAATTCATCTATTAATTTTTCTAAGCTTTTAGTTGCCATTTTTAACTCCTTATTGATAGTATATTATACTTATATTATCTCATTTTTTTACCACTTCTTCAACTTATTTATATTAAAAAAATAGCTAATAGGATTTTTCCTATTAGCTATTAATAACATCTACTATGCTTCTTTTAAAGTCTTTTTTAATTCTTTTAGAGTTTTGTTTATATCTCTTCTTTCTTTTCCAAGTTCAGCATTTTTAATGATATAATCATCTACTCTATCTTCATAATCAGATTGCATATTTTCTAAAATATCTAAGAAATCTTCATATTTCATATGAGGTTTAACATATTCTCTTAGATTAGATAATAGTTCTACTCTTTTTCTATTATCTCTAATTTTTCTATCGTTATCTTCGATTTCTCTTTTTATTTTATTTTTTCTTCTTTCTTTTCTTACTAATTCTAATACATTATCTACCATAATTAATTCCTCCTTCAATTTCACTATTTTGCTAAAAGAAGAGCTAAATCGTAGTCTGGTCTAAAGTCATAGTTTCTTTCTCCGTCCCAAGCATAAGAGATAGGGTGAGTTATAATTTTATTGTTTTCAATACCAACCATTAAACCACCTTCACCAGCTTCTAATAGTTCAATTGCTTTAGCTCCCATTCTAGTAGCTAAAACTCTATCGAATCCAGATGGAGTACCTCCTCTTTGAACGTGTCCTAATACTACACTTCTAACCTCTGTAGTTATTTTTTCTTTAAGAGCAGCTTCTACATCTTGTACTCTTCCTACACCTTCAGCAACTAAAACTATATCATGTAATTTTCCTTGTTTTCTTCTTTCTTTTATTTGAAAAGCTAATAATTCAATAGGGTTATCCATTTCAGGAATTAAAAGTCCATCTCCACCACCAGCAAGACAAGCTTGTAGTGCAAGGTCTCCTGCATGTCTTCCCATAACTTCAACTAATATTGTTCTTTCATGAGAAGTAGCTGTATCTCTAATTTTAGAGATAGCATCTAAAATTGTATTTAAACAAGTATCAAATCCTAATGTGAAATCAGTTCCTTTTATATCGTTATCTATTGTTCCAGGAATTCCAATTACTTTTATTCCATGTTCCTTAGAAAGAAGATCAGCTCCACGATAAGAACCATCTCCACCTATTACAACTAATCCTTCTATTCCTCTTTTTTTAAGGTTTTGAGCAGCTATAGCTCTGAATTTAGGATCTTTGAATTCTAAACATCTAGCAGTTAATAGACGAGTACCTCCTCTATCAATTATACCAGATACATATCCTCCATCCATAGGGAATATTTCATCATTTAACATACCTAAATATCCTCTTTGGATTCCATATACTTTCATACCTTTTGCCATTGCTGTTTTAGCAGCTGCTCTAATAGCAGCATTCATTCCTGGAGCATCTCCTCCACTTGTTAAAATTGCTATTTTTTTTTCCATCACCAATAACTCTCCTTTAATTCTCATTCACAATAAAAGAACCTATTTTTCTATACTTATTATACCTATTTTCTACTAAATCTTCTACTGATATTTTATTTAATTCAGAAAATGATGATAAAATGATATTTTTTAGATCAAGAGCTATACATTTATGATCTCTGTGAGCTCCTCCTAAAGGTTCATTTATAATACCATCAATTATTCCTAAATTGTATAGACTTTGTGCTGTGATTTTTAAATTTTCTGCAGCT
The window above is part of the uncultured Fusobacterium sp. genome. Proteins encoded here:
- a CDS encoding alanine/glycine:cation symporter family protein is translated as MDFILNFFYGLNNFLWSYVLIIMLVGLGVYFTARTGFVQFRMLKDMFLLLGEGAVKGKEGHNGISSFQAFCISTASRVGTGNLAGVAIAISIGGPGAVFWMWVMAIIGASSSFIESTLAQIYKEKEGDHFRGGPAYYMEKALGQKWMGVLFSIIISIVFGLIFNSVQANTITLAFEKAFSTDRTILGIILSVMTAVIIFGGVKRIAQFVEYIVPIMAVAYVIVALIVIIKNFNHIPAVFSQIISGAFGFNQAVGGGIGAVIMQGVKRGLFSNEAGMGSAPNAAATANVSHPVKQGLIQTLGVFTDTLLICSATAFIILISGESLKGVSDGIQLTQDALVSEVGSWGAVFIAVCIFLFAFSSVIGNYYYGEANIEFLNGNKVWLNVYRVCVVGMVMFGSLAKIQVVWDMADLFMGIMAIINLIAIGILGKISIEALKDYRAQKAQGLDPKFRKSSIPGLKNVECWED
- a CDS encoding [FeFe] hydrogenase, group A, translating into MSHKGFILQSSYGSVFSAVENLEEKVGEQNNEKLVTIAGRVNNPGTIEIPENSTLRDVIGLVGGIKNKKNFKAAQFGLPFGGFLTSKSLDKVIDFSLFPEGTEKNIIILSEEDCIITFAKFYIEFLIGKVKNSEYEQYFQVENEIERIWRILDRISKGKATMRDVYLLRYLSDIIKTKLNQRHNLILESIEQFYDEIEEHIEEHRCPAGECIHLLKFRITEKCIGCTACARVCPVKCINGKLKEKHEIDTDRCTHCGQCVAACPVGAIFEGDHTLNLLRDLATPNKKVVVQVAPAVRVAIGEAFGFEPGTNVEKKLVGALKKLGVNYVFDTTWAADMTIMEEAAEFQERLERYYKEDDTVKLPILTSCCPAWVKFIEQNYPDMMDVPSTAKSPMEIFSTIVKDIWAKEQGFSREEIASVAIMPCLAKKYEASRPEFSRGDNYDTDYVISTRELIKIFKESGIDLNEVEEMEFDNPLGQYSGAGIIFGRTGGVIEAATRTTVEMITGTHLDNIEFTELRGWEGFRVAELTIGHIELRIGVAHGLEEAAKMLDKIRAGEEFFHAIEIMACKGGCIGGGGQPKALKKQVTLEKRAEGLNNIDRSLEIRRSHENPYVKAMYDKYLDYPLSHKAHELLHTKYFPKIK
- a CDS encoding DUF1456 family protein, translated to MINNDILRRVRYALNLKDRTMLEIFKYGENPISHEELLNLLKREGEEDFLKCNNKVLEAFLDGLIILKRGKQEEKPGKEYTPVKITKNNINNIILKKLKIALSLRSEDMLHIFKLAGLELSSSELSAVFRKEDHKNYRECGDKYIRNFLKGLTIYYRG
- a CDS encoding FprA family A-type flavoprotein, with product MYFCTKITENVTWIGVNDRKTERFENYMPLPYGVTYNSYFIDDEKTCVIDAVEIGSASTFLDKIVECLSGRALDYIIVNHVEPDHSSGLKEVIRLFPNVKIVGNAKTLGMLQAFTPDFPVENFVTIKEGDILELGTHKLTFAMMPMVHWPESMVTYDLTDKILFSNDAFGSFGALDGGIFDDQVNFEFYQSEMRRYYSNIVGKYGPQVLNAIKKLGGLEIKFICPSHGLIWRKDIAKVVSLYETWAKLEPETEGVVIVYGSMYGNTAKMAEILGRKLNCCGIKEVKIYDASKTDLSFIISEIWKYKGLIIGSCAHNNSVYPKIQPLLHKLENYGLKNRYVGIFGTMMWSGGGVRGIQAFADSLNGLEVVGEAVEVKGTPKAEDIVKLEAIAEEMAAKLIAERI
- the lgt gene encoding prolipoprotein diacylglyceryl transferase; translation: MHPVLFSIGSFEIRFYGLMYAISFFIGIEIAKFLAKEKGYDSKIVENYAFIAMISGLLGGRLYYVFFNWDYYSKYPSEILATWHGGMAIHGGIIGGIIGTFIYGYIKKLNPLILGDFAAAPLLLGQALGRFGNFMNGEIHGVPVFTPWKVIFSIKPDFYSWYNTYLSMDIFEKLKYKALVPWGIVFPNTSPAGMEFPNIPLHPAMLYEMVLNFIGFIFIFFYLRKKENKAPGYLWWNYIIIYSVIRIFVSFFRAEDLMLLGMRAPHLVSLILIVFSIVMIKLGDKKIQKSVTKF
- a CDS encoding CoA-disulfide reductase, producing the protein MKKIIIVGGVAAGMSAAAKAKRINPSLEITVYEKTDVVSWGACGLPYYVGDFYEDPNLMIAREPEQFAKDGIVVKSLHEVIDIDINEKKVIVLNKKTGDKFSDNYDEIIIATGASAIKPPLKNIEAENIFNLKDFKDGIELKKAMLNKENKKVVIIGAGYIGLEAAEAARHLDKEVQIIQVSSRILAGSFDKEITDILEEELKSTPHLKLNLEERVEEFLVKNNKVVGVKTNIGEYPADIVIVAIGVKPNTEFLKDKGINMLKNGALIIDSKGRTNANGVYAAGDCASVYHKVRKDNVYIPLATTSNKIGRVVGEHLAGVEIEFKGTLGSAAIKVMNMEAGRTGISESEAQELNIPYGTVFIEDVNQTGYYPGQEDLFAKLIYNKESREILGGQLVGKKGAVLRVDVLAAAIDKHMTIDELGMLDLCYAPPFAMTWDTLNTLGNVAKSKLNKSK
- the hydF gene encoding [FeFe] hydrogenase H-cluster maturation GTPase HydF, producing MINTPRGNRVHIAIFGRTNVGKSSLINKITNQNISLVSDVKGTTTDPVYKAMELLPIGPVVFIDTAGVDDQSEIGHLRVEKTEEVLNKMDLAVLVISSEVFLETDDLSYEKIWLNKIKEKNKPFIVILNKKDIVEKTELEKNIKILETQLNCKVFPISTQNNIDIETIKNKLVEISPKIFNEEKLIGDKIKKGDKILLVAPQDIQAPKGRLILPQVQVIRDILDHGGIPIVVTLDNLEEGLKIFQGKPDLVITDSQIFGIVNTKLDRDVPLTSFSIIMARAKGDLELLYKGAKAINNLKSGDRVLIAEACTHHQLKGDIAREKIPLLLQKKIQNIIIENCSGKDFPKDLSSYQLVIHCGSCMLNRSETLSRLENCSDLSVPVTNFGMAIAELNGILDRVIEIFIRR